DNA from Osmerus mordax isolate fOsmMor3 chromosome 2, fOsmMor3.pri, whole genome shotgun sequence:
CAGCAAATGTGGCATGCAGGTTTGCATAAACTTTCCCCTGTCCTCAATAGACTTCAAACATGTCCTGATAAGATATACATAGGAACAAACAATTAATATTATATGTGCAACATAGAACAGAATAGCAATATACCCTATTATATTGTTTGCTGTAATTGAAGAGCAGGAAAGTTTAACAATAGACCAGTTAGTACAGTAGAGCTTCTCTATATGTGATCCACACAACCTGAGTCTACTAGTTATTACTATACCAACACTGAATAAACAGAATATAGAAAGCCAGGGATAATAGACTAACACAGTGACCCTCTGTTTAGTCATAACAGAGTGATACTCCAGTGGTGTACAGATTGCCACATACCTGTCATAAGCCATCACTGCTAGAATAACAACATCTGCACAGGCTGAACAGTATATAACGAAAGACTGAGTGAGACATCCTGCATTAGAGATAACCTGCAGATCAGACAGTAGATCCAGAAGGAACTTGGGATAGAATCCTGTTGTGCCAAAAAGACCACTGATGCACAAGTTACACAGGAAGATGTACATGGGCTCATGGAGGTTTTCATCCAGGATGATGGTCAAAATTAGAGCAACGTTTACTAGTATAAtcgcacagtaacacagtaaagtAAGAGAGAAGAATGTGGCTCTTTGTCCCATCATCTCATCAAACCCAGAAAGAGTAAACCATGTCActgttgatgcattgtcgacaaaGGTCATAtctgtaaagaaaaaaaatattataataattgTGCTTCTTACACAGAGACCATAATACCATACCTTACCATAGTAAGGTATGGTTAATTTGTAAAGAAAATCACAGTGTAACAGTGCAAGGGCTACAATGGTACATGACAAATAGATTCagcacatacatgtacattacCTTGTGTTGGGATACACCATCGATGAGATATTTTAAGAGTCACCGATGCACCCTACATGTAGCAGTATTTTATGCCCTCTAGCACGATTacctcagggagtcaggtggctgagcggtgagggaatcgggctagtaatccgaaggttgccagttcgattcccggtcatgccaactgacgttgggtccttgggcaaggcacttcaccctacttgcctcgggggaatgtccctgtacttactgttagtcgctctggataagagtgtctgctaaataactaaatgtaaatacatataATATACTATGTGGAAGGACAGGGAATTCAGGCCCTAACCCTTAAATCTGTTTTTATCTATTTAGTGAACTCAGAGAAAAAGCAGCACCTAAAGATGGGGCTGTTTAAAATCTAAATATGTTATTTCAATAGACAGTCTACGACTAAACTCCTTAAACCCAACCCGAAAACCATATTGTGACGATGCTGTATGTTAAAGTCAAAAAACAATCTTTGATTGCACACAAACTGCTTTGTTATTACTTACAGTAGTTTGCAAAAGTCAGCTAACACCCAATATTTTGGGTATTTGTTCtgcagtataaaagtgcaatgttGCAATTATTTTTCTTCAGTCTTCATTTCATTACCTTTCATTATGTAGTGTTGGTGTATTTTATTACGTGAGATTTTTGTTGAATGAAGGCTAAAATGTAAGGAATGATGACCAAACATTCACAGCAACAATATGTTTCATTTACATCATGTGGCCTTTTTACATGAGTCGATTATCTTTTGAAATAAACATAATTCTTACATTTGAGACTGTGTATGCTTTGAAATGTTCCATTGAAACACATCAATTTCAGCAGAAATGCAGGTATTTGACAattctttctttatttcactTGTTATAACTCAAAATTCTGTTTCTAATCTGCTTCGGTTTAAGACCATAAAAAGTCCACTCATGAACAAGTCACAAACAAGTATATACATGGGCTTCTTTAGGTGTTTTatcaaataataaaataagaGCACATTTAATTGtataacacacagtaacagtaATGTAAGAGATGAGTGTTACTCTGTTTTCCATTATCTCATCAAACCCAGAAATAGTAAACAATTTAACTACTGATGCATTATTCATCATGTCAATGAAGCAAAAACATTTCATTCAAAATTCTACCACTGTGCTCCTTCCACGTAGCAGttggacacagagagatactGTCAGCAGATACTGTTCCTCAGGTTGGGAG
Protein-coding regions in this window:
- the LOC136959944 gene encoding olfactory receptor 2K2-like — encoded protein: MTFVDNASTVTWFTLSGFDEMMGQRATFFSLTLLCYCAIILVNVALILTIILDENLHEPMYIFLCNLCISGLFGTTGFYPKFLLDLLSDLQVISNAGCLTQSFVIYCSACADVVILAVMAYDRYVAICTPLEYHSVMTKQRVTVLVYYPWLSIFCLFSVGIVITSRLRLCGSHIEKLYCTNWSIVKLSCSSITANNIIGYIAILFYVAHIILIVCSYVYLIRTCLKSIEDRGKFMQTCMPHLLSLLNVAVALLFELMYSRFGSSDLSQSFQNFMAVQFLIFPPILNPLIYGLQLTQIRIRMLSFCIKSGKNNILK